In Oryzias latipes chromosome 10, ASM223467v1, the genomic window gaaatctgctttttgttttgaagtagATAAATCAGATAGAAATAATGAACAAGGCAACAGCCTTAGTATTTTTGACcaaggaaaaaaagctttgccAAAAAATTAGTAACTTATGATAAAAATTATACtaagaaataaataatacatttaacagaaaaaatgcatacaaagttaaactaaaggcatatgtgCTTTAATTTTGACATTAACTATAAGGAATTTTTGGAAAAGCAAGTTATGTATTCTGTTTATTCACCCAAAAGGTAAAGACACGCTGTTGCTGTCCATGGTGCTAGAAAACCTAGAACAATCTGAACAACTGAGCTTCAGATACGGAGACAAAGTCACTGAAAGTAAAACAACTGACCTCTAGAGGAGAGTCTGGTTCATCCAGGATGCTCTTCTCACTCTGCATCCGCTGCATGGTTCCTGTAGAACTGGGGTCCATTATCAGCACGTTCTGACTCCCAGCTCTGCCAAACTTACAGTCACTCTTTCTGGAGTCAGTGGTCCTGCACACCTCGTAATTGTACGTGTGTGGCAGAGTCCCTGTGCCCAAAGTGTCTGAGTAACGTGGAGGATAATATGGAATCACTGGGAGGCTGGAGTGATACAGGATGCGAGACTGTCTCCATCTGTAGATTTTGACGGAGATGATGACCACTAAACACGTGATGAAGAGGAAAGAAACCACAGCCAGAGCCAGCACTAAGTAAAAAGTCAGGTTGTCATTGTATTCCTTGTCGTGTGGAAAGTCAGTGAACTCCGACAGCACTTCAGGGAAACTGTCCGCCACCGCCACGTTCACAATGACTGTAGCTGAACGAGAGGGCTGCCCGTTGTCCTCCACGATCACAGTCAGTCTTTGTTTGAGCAAATCTTTCTCCATCACTTGGCGGACAGTTCGGATTTCTCCATTCTGTGAGCCCACTTCAAACAGCGCCCTGTCTGTGGCTTTCTGCAGTTTATAGGAGAGCCAGGCATTCTGTCCAGAGTCCACATCAACAGCCACCACTTTAGTCACCAGGTAGCCCACATCAGCTGAACGAGGCACCATTTCAGCCACCACAGAGCCAGCAGTCTGGACCGGATACAGAACCTGAGGGGGGTTATCGTTCTGATCCTGGATCTGGATTTTCACTGTCACGTTGCTGCTGAGTGGAGGAGAACCTCCATCTTGAGCCCTTACAATAAACGCAAGCTGCTTAATCTGTTCATAATCAAACGACCGCACTGCACTGATGTCACCATTGTCAGAGTTTAATGTCACATAAGATGATACAGGGCTTCCACTCACATCTGCATCTTCAAGAAAGTATGCAATCCTTGCGTTTTGTTTCCAGTCTGCGTCTTTtgctttaatatttaatattgacACTCCTGGAGTGTTGTTTTCCATTATATTGGCTGAAAAACTGGGTTTGGTGAAAACAGGAGCATTATCGTTGACATCAgaaatttttaaatgtaaagttaCTGTAGTAGAAAGTGGAGGTGTCCCTGAATCAGTTGCTAAAATACTTATATTGTattcagcctttttttcccGATCAAAAACGGCATCAGAGAGTAAACTAAAATAATCACTTAAAGATGACTGAACTTTAAAGGGAAGACTGGTATCTATGGAGCAAgctatttttccatttctttcagAGTCAGCATCTTTCACATTAAATACTGCAACTGTTGTTCCCGGAGCAACGTCCTCTGAAATTAGGCTAGAGAAGGACATTATATTAATAACCGGAGCATTATCATTTATGTCAGCAACCTCAATAACAACTTTGGTTGCGTCACTGAGGCCGCCTTGGTCTTTGGCAAGGACCCTTAATTCGtatcttttgtctttttcataATCAACATCACCACAAACACTTATTTTGCCAGACAAACTGTCAATTTCAAATTTTTCTGCAGATTTCCcctttacatttgaaaaactgTAAGTAACCAAACCATTCGTACCACTGTCAGCATCAGAAGCATTAACAGTTGTTATATATGTGCCTTTCAGGGCATTTTCTTCCACATTCGCTTTGTAAACCGACTGACTAAAGACAGGGGGGTTATCGTTTACATCAAGGACTGTAATCTCGATATTTACTGAACCAGATCGCTGTGGAGTTCCTCCGTCTACCGCTAACAGCTTTAATGAGATGTGGGGGTGCACCTCTCGGTCCAAAGGCTTCTGCAAAATCATGACAGCGAATTTGATTCCATCAGCGTTAGAATGttgtttcaaagcaaaattatcATTGGTGGACAAAATATAATTCTGCAAGCTATGGATCCCGGCGTCGGGATCATACGCACTCTCTAAATCAAAAAGAGATCCTATGGTCGCAGATTCGCTTATTTCCAGATTAATTGTTCGACTTTTGAAAGACGGCGCGTGATCATTTACGTCTAGGATTTCCACTGTGACTCGGTGAAGCTCGATGGGATTTTCTAGAATGATTTCAAAGCTGAAGCTGCACGGAGTTATCTCTCCGCAGAGCTCTTCTCTGTCTATTCTCTCACTCACGACTAGAATCCCTTTGTCTGCATTCAGCGCCGTGTACTGAGCGTTTTCTCCGCTGACGATTCTGGCCCGACCAGAACGGAGCCTTCTCACATCCAAACCAAGGTCCTGCGCAACATTACCGATCAGTGAACCTTTCTTCATCTCTTCTGGAATGGAATAACGGATTTGTCCGCTGGTTGCAGAAACTATCCACAGAAAAAGGATTAGATTCCACTGCGGACTCAAAATCCACAAACATCGGCGTGTTTCCATGTtgtcttgaaaaaacaaacaaacaaacaagtccgAGCCCTCCTAAACTCACAAAAAACGCACTAAAACCATCATTCACCGTATACACTTTTGACGAGGGTGCAAAACAGGCGAGGAAGACGACGTCCACGAGCAAATTTCTCTCAGATGCCGCCCAGTATGACGCTTTGGGACAATCCTTTCTCTCCTCCGTCTTTATTGCAACACGACTCAGGGTTTTCCTGATCAACAGCGTCGCGTAGAGTCCAAACAGTGGAATAGAAAAATAGAAGCCTTATAGCCTCCAccaacttttctctcttgtttaaactctcaaagtttcaCAGAAAAAGGAGTCAGCTAGtatgaagtgaaaaaaaaagtatcaaagaTTTTTGTAAAATTGGCAAACTGGACGCATTTTGTACTCTACAAGAGACACGACATGGAAGAGAGTGAATGACAATGGACGGCAGAAAATCAGAATAAATTACCCATTTGCACTAGAAACAAAAGCATGCATAAATGCGCCCTCAGCAGTCACTCTTGGTAAATTTCTCCCTTTAAAGCGCCTTTCCTTTCGCGGCCTGGAGATTTTTGTTGTGCAaacctgattttcttttttttcctcctttgtttttaatgttgtatTGTGTTATGCGTCGTGATGAGCTCTAGACAAACGTCAATCATTTCTGTCTCTGCTGAGAATAAGCTGACCAGTTAGCAGATTTTTCAGTTTATGGATTCCTTTAGAAATTCTACTATTAATAAGGGACCACTAACTGATTTACAAAACCAGTAAAAATATTTAGGAAAGATGATTtctgtccgtggtgctgaaatcaaacactaaaataaaattacattttagccAAACAGAGTTACATGAGacatttgaggggaaaaaagacaaacctcTAGAGGAGAATCTGGTTCATCCAGGATGCTCTTCTCATTCTGCATCCGCTGCATGGTTCCTGTAGAACTGGGGTCCATTATCAGCACGTTCTGACTCCCAGCTCTGCCGAACTTACAGTCACTCTTTCTGGAGTCAGTGGTCCTGCACACCTCGTAATTGTACGTGTGTGGCAGAGTCCCTGTACCCAAAGTGTCTGAGTAACGTGGAGGATAATATGGAATCACTGGGAGGCTGGAGTGATACAAGATGCGAGACTGTCTCCATCTGTAGATTTTGACGGAGATGATGACCACTAAACACGTGATGAAGAGGAAAGAAACCACAACCAGAGCCAGCACTAAGTAAAAAGTCAGATTGTCATTGTAATCCTTGTCGTGTGGAAAGTCAGTGAACTCCGACAGCACTTCAGGGAAGCTGTCCGCCACCGCCACGTTCACAATGACTGTAGCTGAACGAGAGGGCTGCCCGTTGTCCTCCACGATCACAGTCAGTCTTTGTTTGAGCAAATCTTTCTCCGTCACTTGGCGAACAGTTCGGATTTCTCCATTCTGTGAGCCCACTTCAAACAGCGCCCTGTCTGTGGTTTTCTGCAGTTTATAGGAGAGCCAGGCATTCTGTCCAGAGTCCACATCAACAGCCACCACTTTAGTCACCAGGTAGCCCACATCAGCTGAACGAGGCACCAATTCAGCCACCACAGAGCCAGCAGTCTGGACCGGATACAGAACCTGAGGCGGGTTATCGTTCTGGTCCTGGATCTGGATTTTCACTGTCACGTTGCTGCTGAGTGGAGGAGAGCCTCCGTCCTGCGCTCTTACTACAAACTCCAGCTGGTTGATCTGCTCGTAGTCAAAAGAGCGCACTGCATAAATAACACCTGTCTCACTATTGATAGAAACATATGCAGAAGAGGGATTTCCATGAATCCGTGTTTCTTCTAAAAAATACGACACTCGTGCATTCATATTCCAATCCCTGTCATGCGCCATGACAGAAAAAATAGACGTTCCAGGTGAATTATTTTCCATAATCTGAGCTACGTAGCTGGTTTCTTTAAACAACGGATTATTGTCGTTTACATCTGAGATCTTCAATCTTAATATCGTCGTGTTTGACAGAGAGGGCAATCCAGAATCTGACGCGCGCACTGTGATGTTATACTCTGATATAACCTCTCTGTCCAAATAAGATTCTGTGAGGAGTGCATAGTAATTAGTTATGGTTGATTTTATCTTAAATGGGAGCACTTGGTCAATTGCGCATGTAATTTGTCCATTTTGATCAGAATCCGCGTCAATCACGTTAATAATAGCCACTGTGGTACCTAAAGGAGAGTTTTCAGGCACAGGGCTGGAGAACGACATTACGTTTATAACAGGCGCGTTATCATTTATGTCCGTTACCTCAATCAGTACTTTATTTGAATCTGTTAGACCTCCTTGATCCACAGCCTCAATTGTTAATtcgtattttttttccttctcgtAATCAATTTGTCCTTTCAGCGTTATGGATCCTGAAACTTCATCTAGTTTAAATATATCAGCGATCTCTGGAGTCATTTTTGCAAAGCGATATGTTACGAGGCCGTTTGATCCCACATCTGCGTCACTTGCATTAACTGTTGTTATTAATGTGCCTTTTACGGCGTTTTCTGAAACTGTAGCTCTATAAAAAGGCTTATTAAAAATGGGAGGGTTATCATTTGCGTCTAGCACTGTAACGTGCACATTGACTGTGCCAGATCTAAGTGGATTGCCACCATCAACAGCGATGAGCTTCAGACTGAGTCGGGGCTCCGTTTCTCTGTCTAGCGGCTTTAACAGAATCATTTCTGCATATTTGCGACCATCTGGACTTGAGTGTTGCTTTAAATCAAAGATTTCATTTGGACTAAGTATGTATTTTTGAAGCCCGTTATCGCCGACATCTGCATCTTCCGCAGTGTCCAGTAAAAACCTCGATCCCACTGCCACAGATTCGCTTATTTCAAATTTGATGTCAGCATTCCTAAATGTCGGGGAGTTGTCATTAATATCGGTTATTTCGACGGTTATACGATGCAGCTCCATGGGATTTTCTAAAATCACCTCAAAGCTGAAGCTGCACGGAGTCACATCGCCGCAAAGCTTCTCTCTGTCGATTCTCTCGTTCACCACTAAAATGCCTTTGTCTGTTTTCAGCTCGGTGTATTGAATGCTTTGTCTGGTCACGATACGGGCTCGGCCAGAGCGAAGTCTTTGCGCATCTAAACCAAGATCATGAGCAACGTTTCCGATAAGTGACCCCTGTTTCATCTCCTCTGGAACTGAATACCTGATCTGGCCTGAGACGACGACAAACCACGGAAGAAGCAGAAAACACAGAACTGACCTGGGAAAACGCCCTTTGTCACATGAAAGCAGAGCTTTTCCAAGCGCCATTGCtcatagaaaaagataaataaaaaccttGGGTAGTAAAATTCAAAGAGAAAGCATTTAAGTGCAGCAAAATATCCGATGGTCTGAAATTCTTTGTCTGTAGTATCCGTTTCTGTGTCCGTTACGTGAATGCAGCACTTGCATTTCCTCTAGCTCTAAAAATGAGGTTCTGCCTCTTACCCATCGTTCAGTATCAGTTGTTATATTGGCCAACAGCGTCCCTCACTGTTCATAGCACGTATGTTATTAACACTGACAAGTTAAACATATTTATAGATCAACGATACTactattttgctttaaattagTTTAAGGAAAATCTGTTGATTTTtccaaaagtagaaaaaaaacagaaaagcaaatttGAAAACAATACAGCTGTGATAATATTGAatactgtaaaaaataactacctgatttagaaaaaaatttctttcatggtatgccaaatatttttaaaaaactgcaagAGGAGCTGTCCAATACAGTTGGTGCTGAAATAGTTCCAAATTAGTGCCCAAAAGACATTGTGCAAAACAAAGGTCTAATCTAAAAACAATCTAGGTTCTCCATTAACTTTGACAAGCAAAACAACCTTAACTTCCAGGGTGAAATATGAAACATTTGGTTTTACTCctggttttatttattctgtCTCAATTTCAGAAACATAAAAGTGTGTAAAAACGAAGTCCCTTTATAAACTGTATCAATTCTAgatttaaatagaaaatattgGGTAAAACAGAGAGGttaaaattaagaataaaaaagatgACGGCAGTAAACGATAACATAGAAAGCACttataaagtttaaaaactgaagaaaaaaaacactaatgcaGTTGATTGTGTATACCAGGACTATTTGAAATATGAACTAATTTCCTTATGGCTTAAGTGTAGGTAAAACCAgatattttgctgttttctttattattgaAGACTACTTTACTAGTTTAATACTAAATTTCgagtaaaagtttttttgctttaagttAAAACTGCTCAGTTACAGGAAAATGGAATGTTTTTATAACACTGTTACATTTTGTTAATatcaaatttaagcaaatgttttGTATAAGTAATCCatattcaaaatatttaaatggtATTTTATAAGTAAGTGCcagaaaaaccaagaaaaaataattaagacaGAATCAAAgtttaaatcatttcaaaatttgGCACAAAACAACTGACCTCCAGAGGAGAATCTGGTTCATCCAGGATGCTCTTCTCACTCTGCAGCCTCTGCATGGTTCCTGTAGAACTGGGGTCCATTATCAGCACGTTCTGACTCCCAGCTCTGCCGAACTTACAGTCACTCTTTCTGGAGTCAGTGGTCCTGCACACCTCGTAATTGTACGTGTGTGGCAGAGTCCCTGTGCCCAAAGTGTCTGAGTAACGTGGAGGATAATATGGAATCACTGGGAGGCTGGAGTGGTACAGGATGCGAGACTGTCTCCATCTGTAGATTTTGACGGAGATGATGACCACTAAACACGTGATGAAGAGGAAAGAAACCACAGCCAGAGCCAGCACTAAGTAAAAAGTCAGATTGTCATTGTAATCCTTGTCGTGTGGAAAGTCAGTGAACTCCGACAGCACTTCAGGGAAGCTGTCCGCCACCGCCACGTTCACAATGACTGTAGCTGAACGAGAGGGCTGCCCGTTGTCCTCCACGATCACAGTCAGTCTTTGTTTGAGCAAATCTTTCTCCGTCACTTGGCGGACAGTTCGGATTTCTCCATTCTGTGAGCCCACTTCAAACAGCGCCCTGTCTATGGCTTTCTGCAGTTTATAGGAGAGCCAGGCGTTCTGTCCAGAGTCCACATCAACAGCCACCACTTTAGTCACCAGGTAGCCCACATCAGCTGAACGAGGCACCATTTCAGCCACCACAGAGCCAGCAGTCTGGACCGGATACAGAACCTGAGGCGGGTTATCGTTCTGGTCCAAAATAGTTAATCTAACAGTGGTGTTACTGCTCAAAGGAGGGGACCCCCCATCCTGAGCTTTCACATAGAAAGTTACAGTTTTGATCTGCTCATAGTCAAATGATCGAACTGCTTGAATGACTCCACTTTCTGCATTTATAGATACATAGGATGAACTAGGGCTGCCATTTAACTCTGAATCAATTAGAAAGTAAGACACCCGCGCATTTTGTCCAAAATCTGCATCATTTGCTTTCACTGAAAACACAGATAATCCTGGAGAATTATTCTCCACAACATCTGCGTCATAAAAACTCGATTCAAATATGGGGGCGTTATCATTTACGTCAGATACTTTGAAagatattgttttatttgtggaGAGAGCAGGACTCCCCTCATCCACAGCTGTGAAAGTGATGTTATATTCCGGGACACTCTCTCTATTGAGGACACCATTTGTGACCAGAGTAAAATAATTCTTCAGAGATGTCTGTATTATGAAAGGTATATTTGCGTTAACTGAACAGTCTACTTTACCATTTTTGCCCGAATCAATGTCTTTAACATGGATTATTGCTACAGTAGCCCCTATAGGTGAGTCTTCAGGGATTGTGCTAGATAATGATGTTAGTGTGATCAGGGGCGCATTATCATTTACATCCACAACCTCAATTATTACATTTGTGGAAGTGCTTTGCCCACCCTGATCTTTTGCCTGCACGCCAATCTCAAATATTTTGTCATTCTCATAATCAATTGCGCTGTTCACAGTTAAATCTCCGCTGTTTTCATCCAGACTGAAAAACTCAGCAACGTCACGAGACATCCGATTAAAGTGATACGTAATGCGGCCGTTCATGCCTTCATCCGCGTCTGTTGCGCTCAGTCTCACTATTAATTTTCCTTTTGGCATATTTTCTTTAACTGACGCCTTAAAGATTTGCTGCGCAAAAACAGGGGCGTTGTCGTTTGTGTCCCTCACTCTGACGTGTATTTTCATAACGCCTGAGCGTTGCGGGTCTCCCCCGTCAGTGGCGGTGAGCGTAAGAAGCAGCGTTTCTTCTTTCTCTCGATCTAAAGCCCCAGAAAGATAAAGCTGGGCATATTTATGACCGTTTGGGCTTGAAAGCACTTTAATATTAAAGGGTGTTACAGGATGCAATGTGTAACCACTCAAAGCGTTAATACCGACGTCAGGATCCGTTGCGCTAACTTGCAATATTTGGGTTCCTGGGAGAGCGGACTCTAGGATTTCTACGCgcatttctttttcatgaaaAGACGGAGCATTATCGTTAACATCTAGGACTTCTACTACAATGCTGTGTAATTGCATTGGATTGgtcaaaatcatttcaaaattcaAACTACAAGGCGATGTTTGCCCACAGAGCTGCTCTCGATCTATTTTTTCTCCCACGAGCAGGTTCCCTTTGTCTGCATCTAGTTTAACATATGCGCTGTGCTCGCTGCTTACAATTCGGGCACCACCTAATTTCAATCTTTTCGCATCCATTCCCAAATCTTCGGCAACATTCCCCACGAAAGACCCCTTCCTCATCTCCTCGGGAACAGAATATCGGATCTGGCAATGGGCCGTCGCAAGGAGAAAAATAAGCATCAAGGCATTTACTTGCCATTTAACCATCAGTTTTCTGCTGATCAGATCCATTTTCCGAAATGTAGGAATCCGAATCCACTTTTCGTTAAAGATCTATGTTTGTAGTCCAGTAT contains:
- the LOC111948000 gene encoding protocadherin gamma-A5-like, whose amino-acid sequence is MDLISRKLMVKWQVNALMLIFLLATAHCQIRYSVPEEMRKGSFVGNVAEDLGMDAKRLKLGGARIVSSEHSAYVKLDADKGNLLVGEKIDREQLCGQTSPCSLNFEMILTNPMQLHSIVVEVLDVNDNAPSFHEKEMRVEILESALPGTQILQVSATDPDVGINALSGYTLHPVTPFNIKVLSSPNGHKYAQLYLSGALDREKEETLLLTLTATDGGDPQRSGVMKIHVRVRDTNDNAPVFAQQIFKASVKENMPKGKLIVRLSATDADEGMNGRITYHFNRMSRDVAEFFSLDENSGDLTVNSAIDYENDKIFEIGVQAKDQGGQSTSTNVIIEVVDVNDNAPLITLTSLSSTIPEDSPIGATVAIIHVKDIDSGKNGKVDCSVNANIPFIIQTSLKNYFTLVTNGVLNRESVPEYNITFTAVDEGSPALSTNKTISFKVSDVNDNAPIFESSFYDADVVENNSPGLSVFSVKANDADFGQNARVSYFLIDSELNGSPSSSYVSINAESGVIQAVRSFDYEQIKTVTFYVKAQDGGSPPLSSNTTVRLTILDQNDNPPQVLYPVQTAGSVVAEMVPRSADVGYLVTKVVAVDVDSGQNAWLSYKLQKAIDRALFEVGSQNGEIRTVRQVTEKDLLKQRLTVIVEDNGQPSRSATVIVNVAVADSFPEVLSEFTDFPHDKDYNDNLTFYLVLALAVVSFLFITCLVVIISVKIYRWRQSRILYHSSLPVIPYYPPRYSDTLGTGTLPHTYNYEVCRTTDSRKSDCKFGRAGSQNVLIMDPSSTGTMQRLQSEKSILDEPDSPLEVSCFVPNFEMI